Proteins co-encoded in one Octopus bimaculoides isolate UCB-OBI-ISO-001 chromosome 7, ASM119413v2, whole genome shotgun sequence genomic window:
- the LOC106870577 gene encoding uncharacterized protein LOC106870577, translating into MAKLGFAENFALSGAAAIISKTAAAPIERVKLLVQNQDEMLKSGRLKEPYKGVIDCTMKTFRSEGILPFWRGNLANCIRYFPTQALNFAFKDQIKIMFKSSKADSYTLKFSKNVASGGVAGALSLCFVYSLDYCRTRLANDAKSSKKGGERQFNGMVDVYRKTIASDGVAGLYRGFVISCVGIVVYRGCYFGFYDTLKPIVIGDEASLLMSFALGYIVTISAGLVSYPIDTIRRRMMMTSGEAVKYSGSIDCTMKIVKSEGFMSLMKGAGANILRGVAGAGVLSGFDKFKELYVAFRMGRSS; encoded by the coding sequence atGGCAAAACTTGGATTTGCTGAAAATTTCGCTCTCAGTGGAGCAGCTGCTATTATATCCAAGACAGCCGCAGCTCCAATTGAACGAGTAAAGCTGCTGGTTCAAAATCAAGATGAAATGTTAAAGAGTGGTAGGCTGAAGGAGCCTTACAAGGGTGTAATTGACTGCACAATGAAGACCTTCAGGTCGGAGGGTATTTTACCATTCTGGCGTGGCAACTTGGCTAATTGCATCAGATATTTCCCAACCCAGGCTCTCAACTTTGCTTTCAAAGATCAGATCAAAATCATGTTTAAATCTAGTAAGGCAGATAGTTATACTTTGAAGTTTTCCAAGAATGTGGCATCAGGCGGTGTTGCTGGAGCTTTGTCCCTGTGCTTTGTCTATTCCCTCGATTATTGCCGAACCCGTTTAGCTAATGACGCCAAGAGCAGCAAAAAGGGTGGTGAGCGCCAATTCAACGGTATGGTCGACGTCTACCGCAAAACAATAGCATCTGATGGTGTTGCCGGACTTTACAGAGGTTTTGTGATCTCTTGTGTTGGAATCGTTGTCTACAGAGGGTGCTATTTCGGTTTCTATGACACCTTGAAACCAATCGTCATTGGTGACGAAGCCAGTCTCTTAATGTCCTTCGCACTTGGTTATATTGTAACCATCAGTGCTGGTCTTGTCTCTTATCCTATTGATACCATCAggagaagaatgatgatgacatcCGGTGAAGCAGTCAAATATAGTGGATCCATTGACTGTACGATGAAGATCGTCAAATCAGAAGGATTTATGTCATTGATGAAGGGTGCTGGTGCAAACATCCTCAGAGGTGTTGCCGGAGCTGGTGTCTTGTCAGGGTTTGATAAATTCAAAGAACTGTATGTGGCTTTCCGTATGGGTAGATCATCCTAA